A single region of the Triticum dicoccoides isolate Atlit2015 ecotype Zavitan chromosome 2B, WEW_v2.0, whole genome shotgun sequence genome encodes:
- the LOC119367187 gene encoding pyruvate decarboxylase 2-like has protein sequence METGIGSVDGPKGAPSGAVACPATLPASAPTFVGSPHATLGRHLARRLVQIGVSDVFAVPGDFNLTLLDHLIAEPGLRLVGCCNELNAGYAADGYARAKGVGACAVTFTVGGLSVLNAIAGAYSENLPLICIVGGPNSNDYGTNRILHHTIGLPDFSQELRCFTPVTCYQAVVNNLDDAHEQIDKAISTALKESKPVYISVSCNLPAVPHPTFSRDPVPYFLAPRMSNQMSLEAAVEATVAFLDKAVKPVMVAGPKLRVAKAGTAFAELADASGYAVATMPSAKGLVAETLPRFLGTYWGAVSTAFCAEIVESADAYLFAGPIFNDYSSVGYSFLLKKEKAVIVQPDRVTVGNGPAFGCIMMKDFLTELGKRLKKNTTAYENYKRIWVPEGHLPESEPGEPLRVNVLFKHIQKMLTGDSAVIAETGDSWFNCQKLKLPDGCGYEFQMQYGSIGWSVGALLGYAQGATDKRVIACIGDGSFQVTAQDVSTMLRCGQNSIIFLINNGGYTIEVEIHDGPYNVIKNWNYTGLVDAIHNGEGNCWTAKVTCEEELMAAIATATEEKKDCLCFIEVVAHKDDTSKELLEWGSRVSAANSRPPNPQ, from the exons ATGGAGACGGGCATCGGATCCGTTGACGGGCCCAAGGGGGCGCCGAGCGGCGCGGTGGCGTGCCCGGCGACGTTGCCGGCGTCGGCGCCCACCTTCGTCGGCTCCCCGCACGCCACGCTGGGGCGCCACCTGGCGCGGCGCCTGGTGCAGATCGGCGTGAGCGACGTGTTCGCCGTGCCGGGCGACTTCAACCTGACCCTCCTCGACCACCTCATCGCCGAGCCGGGGCTCCGCCTCGTCGGCTGCTGCAACGAGCTCAacgccggctacgccgccgatgggtacGCGCGCGCTAAGGGCGTCGGCGCGTGCGCCGTCACCTTCACCGTCGGCGGGCTCAGCGTGCTCAACGCCATCGCCGGCGCGTACAGCGAGAACCTCCCCCTGATCTGCATCGTCGGCGGGCCCAACTCGAACGACTACGGCACCAACAGGATTCTTCATCACACCATCGGCCTCCCTGATTTCTCTCAGGAGCTGCGGTGCTTCACGCCGGTGACGTGCTACCAGGCCGTCGTCAACAACCTCGACGACGCCCATGAGCAGATCGACAAGGCCATCTCCACGGCTCTCAAGGAGAGCAAGCCGGTCTACATCAGCGTCAGCTGCAACCTCCCCGCCGTCCCCCACCCCACATTCAGCCGCGACCCCGTTCCCTACTTCCTCGCACCAAG GATGAGCAACCAGATGAGCCTGGAGGCGGCCGTGGAGGCGACGGTGGCCTTCCTGGACAAGGCGGTGAAGCCGGTGATGGTGGCGGGGCCCAAGCTGCGGGTGGCCAAGGCAGGCACGGCATTCGCGGAGCTGGCCGACGCGAGCGGCTACGCGGTGGCGACCATGCCGTCGGCCAAGGGGCTGGTGGCAGAGACGCTGCCACGCTTCCTCGGCACCTACTGGGGCGCGGTGAGCACGGCCTTCTGCGCCGAGATCGTGGAGTCGGCGGACGCCTACCTCTTCGCCGGCCCCATCTTCAATGACTACAGCTCGGTGGGCTACTCCTTCCTGCTCAAGAAGGAGAAGGCGGTGATCGTGCAGCCCGACCGCGTCACCGTCGGCAACGGCCCGGCCTTCGGCTGCATCATGATGAAGGACTTCCTGACCGAGCTGGGCAAGCGCCTCAAGAAGAACACGACGGCCTACGAAAACTACAAGAGGATCTGGGTGCCGGAGGGGCACCTGCCCGAGAGCGAGCCCGGCGAGCCGCTGCGCGTCAACGTGCTCTTCAAGCACATCCAGAAGATGCTCACCGGCGACAGCGCCGTCATCGCCGAGACCGGCGACTCGTGGTTCAACTGCCAGAAACTCAAGCTCCCCGACGGCTGCGG GTACGAGTTCCAGATGCAGTACGGCTCCATCGGGTGGTCAGTCGGGGCGCTGCTCGGCTACGCTCAGGGCGCCACTGACAAGCGTGTCATCGCTTGCATCGGCGACGGCAGCTTCCAGGTGACGGCGCAGGATGTGTCCACCATGCTCCGCTGCGGGCAGAACAGCATCATCTTCCTCATCAACAACGGCGGCTACACCATCGAAGTCGAGATCCACGACGGGCCATACAACGTCATCAAGAACTGGAACTACACCGGCCTCGTCGATGCCATCCACAACGGCGAGGGCAACTGCTGGACCGCCAAGGTGACATGCGAGGAGGAGCTGATGGCGGCCATTGCGACGGCGACCGAGGAGAAGAAGGACTGCCTGTGCTTCATCGAGGTGGTGGCGCACAAGGACGACACCAGCAAGGAGCTCCTCGAGTGGGGATCCAGGGTCTCTGCCGCCAACTCTAGGCCACCCAACCCGCAGTAG